The window gtcttgtagcggatgcgagcttcaactggaagccagtggagagagcggaggagcggggtgacgtgagagaacttgggaaggttgaacactagacgggctgcggcgttctggatgagttgtaggggtttaatggcacaggcagggggcccagccaacagcgagttgcagtaatccagacgggagatgacaagtgcctggattaggacctgcgccgcttcctgtgtgaggcagggtcgtactctgcggatgttgtagagcatgaacctacaggaacgggccaccgccttgatgttagttgagaacgacagggtgttgtccaggatcacgccaaggttcttagcgctctgggaggaggacacaatggagttgtcagccgtgatggcgagatcatggaacgggcagtccttccccgggaggaagagcagctccgtcttgccaaactttgtagtgttagctagcttaCCTGGTTAGCTATATGAATCACCTTATACGTATAGCTATCTAGCCATGCGTACTAAGTGTTCTTATTATTAGTAATAATAGCTATTCATATGATGCTTTAGCTATTTTTAACCTCACACTCATACATTTGGTCTTCCTTTCTTGTAGGCCACAGGGGCAGACCAAGCAGTTGGCATGGGCCTTGTTTGCTTCAGCCTCCTGTTGTTTACATACTACACAATATGGGTAATCATTCTGGTAGGTAATTTATAACCTAGATCTGCTATTCTGGTCCAaaatctgtttgtgctgttttgcCAACACCTGCCATGGCATACCAATGGTTTTCCAAGGCCGCACAATCCATTCCGGGACCAGGCTATAGATTAGATCTGCAAATTAAACTTGTTGCCTGAAATCGTTTCTGTGTCCACTGACTAACTTGACTGTTAATGTACCTTTTTTCCAGCCGTTCGTGGACAGCGATCATGTGGCCCACCAGTATTTTCTTCAACGGGAATATTCTGTCATTCTACCTGGGATCGCAGCATTGATACTGCTGCTCAGTGTAGGTGAGTTCTGGAATGCTACATTGGATGGGTTCTAATCCAGTGTTTTGGCCCTGTTCCCTGCCCGTAGATCCGAAAGAACTGGATAGACATAGGATCTATGTATTCTGTTTGTTCACAAGGATCTCCCTGAGCTAGGTGCTACTGTGATGTATATCTGGTGGTCTACAAATCACCAGAACTTAGAGTGGTACTGACAGCGCTTTAACTACTATGCTAATGTGAACCAAACataatatcagtcaaaaatatcaaattcccagtttatgcttTGAAACCAACTCAATAAGAGGTTATATTTGAGTCAAGATtccatgacatacagtaactcaTTGTTGGCaaaatagatggatgcagttcaatacatgattaatataattcatcaatacatttcttggtagtctAAAAAAATATtcctatcaggttgtaaatcacagctggcctggtacattgtttgctgcctccacCCATTCGGGATGCTCTGTTTCAGTTGTAATTACAGAAATATTTTTGGGGAACAATGGACGACTGTAACTAAAGGCTGGGAATGTCAGTgcaatcaaactagcaagggcaaaGTCAGACATAACGAGGGTAAGAGGCAACTTCAATTGCGCTGCATTTGTGTTCCATTTACAGCGCACAGTGGAGGGAtagagtaacagacagagtacagacaTGCTACTAAATTGTTGCTGTATGGTTTCGTTTTTTTAAAGCATGACAATGAATAACTAAAAAACAACCTGCAACAAAACAACCATGCAAAGGAAGAACATGTAAGACTATTACAGTAAAATCAGAGCAGTAGCCTAAGCTGGCTATTCAACTACAATATATTTTCAGTGCACCATACAGCAATGCAGCATTTAACCACACCGGTGATCCATGCAgtgcaacaaaaataaaataaacatgttttaCGTTACAACAACTTGTTATTAAATGCCTTTTGATTAGGGTCGCAGCATATTATGCAAGCATAGCAGCAAAGGCAGAACAAATAGTATTTATCTCTTTTGTTTTATTGTTAAAATGCTATATACAGTATCCTATGTACGTAAGTGGACATTATAAAGGGCCATATTTTTTTCCAAATAATACAGTGGTTGGTTCGCAGTTaagttttttgtttattttgtaaAAAGAAATGGCTAAGTCTGGTTCACAAAtacgtttttatttttatttttaatctggCCCATGCACtgattgagtttgacacccccAGCCTCtatttatgtagctagctattcaTTTAGCATGCTAAAAATACGAAGCCTAAAGTTAGCGAGCTGCTGGAAGGATATCATGTCgttggaggagtgggtgagtgaccGACTTTTCCCAATCATACCGTTTTTCGTTGGCTACAGCTAGAGATCACTTTCCTAACTAGCTAACTATGCTGAACTTGAATTACTTATCCACAGTTAACATATCTTAGTTGTCAATCAAATTGATTTGGCATAGATCAAATCGGTGGGTATGCAAGTTCTCATTCAGTTGTCAAAATGTTAGTTCTGACAAGCAGGCATTGCAGAAGTACGAGCAGGCTACTATTCCCCATCGTTTATCAATTTTGAAGGCCAACTAGCTGAAACAGTTTAAGATGGTTTATCTAATGTTTTCTCATTAGCAGGGATGCACAGGGGATGCATTTCCCCTTTCGGCGAAATTCGTAGTTTTGAATCCAAATAGCTTCGTGATTcgcgtaggggcggcagcgtagcctagtggttagagcatcggactagtaaccggaaggttgcaagttcaagcccccgagctgacaaggtacaaaatctgtcgttctgcccctgaacaggcagttaacccactgttcctaggccgtcattgaaaataagaatttgttcttaactgacttgcctggttaagtaaaggtaaaataaaagatCCAATGAGAAAAGTTTGGGAGGGGAAGTGGTTTGGATCACTACTGGCTTtatccaaggctcagccaatcGTTCACATAACAGCAAAATGCAAGAATGCAGTGCAGCAAGcgactgaagagagaagagacaaccaATTGGCTAGTTACAGGAAAGACAGCATAGAGTAGAAAGGCAGTTGCAGCAGCGTGTCTCCTGAACGATAAATGAAGAGGTAACGTTAGGTGAGAAGCCTGACCACGGAGACGGTGATGAGAAGGTGATAAAGCGTACTTCATGAGCTGTAACCGAAAAACAACTGGAATTTGgaaagtttgaggtgagggaCATAGTGTGGTGGAACATTGTTAAGTATCTTGCTAACTGGATTGAATTCTTTGTTAActagccagagaaatgttgaTCAAAATTAGCCAACTCATCTGATCAAAAGTTGGTGTGACAATTAGCTTGCTAATAGTCagacagctagctaacgttacaacatcagatgagctaacattagtaacctaaccaattcgcttataagaaatccctctatgccctccaacaaaccatcaaacaggcaaagctacAATACAAGACTAAGaccgaatcgtactacaccggctctgacgctcattggatgtggcagggcctgcaaaccattagactacaaagggaagcaaagccaagagctgcccagtgacacgagcctaccggatgagctaaactactatatgctcgcttcgagggaaataacactgaaacatgcatgagagcaccagctgtaccggaagactgtgtgatcatgctctccgcagccgacgtgagtaagacctttagacgGGTCAACATTAACAAGGCctcagggccagatggattaccaggacgtgtactgctagcatgcactgaccaactagcaagtgtcttcactgacattttcaacctctccctgtccgagtctgtaataccaacatgtttcaagcagaccaccatagtgcctgtgcccaagaacactaaggtaacctgcctaaatgactaccgaccccgtagcactcacatctataaccatgaaatgctttgaaaggctggtcatggctcacatcaacaccattatcccagaaaccctagaccctctccaatttgcataccgtcccaacagatccacagatgacgcaatctcaatcacactccacactgcccttttcccacctggacaaaaggatcacttatgtgagaatgctattcattgactacagctcagcgttcaacaccatagtgcccttaaagctcatcaataagctcagAACCCTGGGCCTaacaccaccctctgcaactggatcctggacttcctgacgggccgcccccaggtggtaagggtaggtaacaacacagcCGCAACGCTGTTGCTGATGacccaacagtggtaggcctgatcaccaacaacaacgagacagcctatagggagggggtcagagacctggccgtgtggtgccaggacaacaacctctccctcaacgtgatcaagacaaaggagatgatggtggactacaggaaaaagaggacagagcatgcccccattctcttcaacggggctgcagtggagcaggttgagcgcttcaagttccttggtgtccacatcaccaacaaactaacatggtccaagcacaccaagacagttgtgaagcaGGCAAGACAAAACCTAATCCCCCTCAGGTGACTGAAAAGAttcggcatgggtcctcagatcctcaaaaggttctacaaatcaaatcaaatcaaattttatttgtcacatacacatggttagcagatgttaatgcgagtgtagcgaaatgcttgtgcttctagttccgacaatgcagtgataaccaacaagtaatctaactaacaattccaaaaaaaactactgtcttatacacagtgtaaggggataaggaacatgtacataaggatatatgaatgagtgatggtacagagcagcatacagtagatggtatcgagtacagtatatacatatgagatgagtgtgtagacaaagtaaacaaagtggcatagttaaagtggctagtgatacatgtgttacataaggatgcagtcgatgttgtagagtacagtatatacatatgcatatgagatgaataatgtagggtaagtaacattatataaggtagcattgtttaaagtggctagtgatatatttacatcatttccatccattcccattattaaaatggctggagttgggtcagtgtcaatgacagtgtgttggcagcagccactcaatgttagtggtggctatttaacagtctgatggccttgagatagaagctgtttttcagtctctcggtcccagctttgatgcacctgtactgacctcgccttctggatgatagcggggtgaacaggcagtggttcgggtggttgatgtccttgatgatctttatggccttcctgtaacaacgggtggtgtaggtgtcctggagggcaggtagtttgcccccggtgatgcgttgtgcagtcctcactaccctctggagagccttacggttgagggcggagcagttgccgtaccaggcggtgatacagcccgccaggatgctctcgattgtgcatctgtagaagtttgtgagtgcttttggtgacaagccgaattttttcagcctcctgaggttgaataggcgctgctgcgcttcttcacgacgctgtcagtgtgagtggaccaattcagtttgtctgtgatgtgtatgcagaggaacttaaaactagctaccctctccactactgttccatcgatgtggatagggggtgttccctctgctgtttcctgaagtccacaatcatctccttagttttgttgacgttgagtgtgaggttattttcctgacaccacactccaagggccctcacctcctccctgtaggccgtctcgtcgttgttggtaatcaagcctaccactgttgtgtcgtccgcaaacttgatgattgagttggaggcgtgcgtggccacgcagtcgtgggtgaacagggagtacaggagagggctcagaacgcacccttgtggggcccccgtgttgaggatcagcggggaggagatgttgttgcctaccctcaccacctggggg is drawn from Oncorhynchus gorbuscha isolate QuinsamMale2020 ecotype Even-year linkage group LGY, OgorEven_v1.0, whole genome shotgun sequence and contains these coding sequences:
- the LOC124016663 gene encoding dolichol phosphate-mannose biosynthesis regulatory protein-like produces the protein MATGADQAVGMGLVCFSLLLFTYYTIWVIILPFVDSDHVAHQYFLQREYSVILPGIAALILLLSVGTFIGVVTWKNRKPKKVD